A region from the Pontixanthobacter aestiaquae genome encodes:
- a CDS encoding TldD/PmbA family protein, translating to MITSSEAQDRCARLIELAVKAGADAADAVTAASASESVTVRLGALEDVERSEGEEIGLRVFAGKRFATTSTSDFSASGLGDLAERAVAMARLAPEDPYAGLAPEHLLATGAPRDLDVCDPAEPTPSEIKARALEAEDAARAVEGVTNSNGASAGFSRSISALVTSHGFSAGYEATSHSLSVSMIAGEGEAMQRDYDYRVARHLSDLPAAQFIGANAGERSVARLNPGFLPSGPMLVVFDPRVGGTLVSHLLGAMSGMAIARRSSFLLDRLEDDLFAKPIRIMDDPHRLRGPRSRPFDGEGLPTAPRALVENGRLTGWLLNAASAKQLELTPTGHASRGSGGSPGVAASNVHLEAGAVTRDELIADIQDGVLVNELIGQGVNGITGDYSRGASGFRIKDGKISGPVSDFTIAGNLIDMFASLTAANDLEMYRAINVPTLRVDGMTIAGE from the coding sequence ATGATTACCTCTTCAGAGGCGCAGGATCGCTGCGCGCGATTGATCGAGCTTGCGGTCAAGGCAGGTGCTGATGCGGCTGATGCCGTAACGGCAGCGAGTGCATCGGAAAGCGTCACTGTCCGGCTCGGTGCGCTGGAAGATGTTGAGCGGTCGGAAGGCGAAGAGATCGGCCTGCGCGTATTCGCGGGGAAACGTTTCGCAACCACCAGCACGAGCGATTTTTCTGCAAGCGGGCTGGGCGATTTGGCCGAACGCGCTGTGGCCATGGCCAGACTGGCACCAGAAGATCCCTATGCGGGATTGGCTCCCGAACATTTGCTTGCCACCGGTGCGCCGCGCGATCTCGATGTGTGTGATCCGGCGGAGCCTACGCCAAGTGAAATCAAAGCGCGTGCTTTGGAAGCTGAGGACGCTGCGCGCGCGGTAGAAGGTGTGACCAACAGCAATGGCGCCAGTGCCGGTTTCTCCCGGTCGATCTCGGCATTGGTCACCAGCCATGGCTTTTCGGCTGGCTACGAAGCCACCAGCCACAGTCTGAGCGTGAGCATGATCGCGGGGGAAGGCGAGGCTATGCAGCGCGACTATGATTACCGCGTCGCACGGCATTTGTCCGATCTTCCAGCGGCGCAATTCATCGGCGCAAATGCGGGTGAGCGATCGGTTGCGCGGCTCAATCCCGGCTTTTTGCCCAGCGGGCCAATGCTGGTCGTGTTCGATCCGCGGGTAGGGGGAACGCTTGTCTCGCATTTGCTCGGTGCAATGAGCGGAATGGCAATTGCCCGCCGATCGAGTTTCCTGCTTGACCGTTTGGAGGATGATCTGTTCGCAAAACCGATCCGGATCATGGACGACCCGCACAGATTGCGCGGGCCGCGCTCACGCCCCTTTGATGGTGAAGGGCTGCCGACCGCTCCGCGCGCATTGGTGGAGAATGGCCGGCTCACCGGTTGGCTGCTCAATGCCGCTTCGGCCAAGCAGTTGGAACTGACGCCAACCGGCCACGCATCGCGCGGTTCAGGCGGCTCGCCGGGTGTTGCGGCCAGCAATGTCCATCTCGAGGCGGGCGCAGTGACGCGTGATGAACTCATCGCCGACATTCAGGATGGCGTATTGGTGAACGAACTGATCGGCCAGGGCGTCAACGGCATTACCGGCGATTACAGCCGCGGTGCGTCAGGCTTCAGGATTAAAGACGGCAAGATTTCTGGCCCGGTTTCCGACTTTACAATTGCCGGTAATCTGATTGATATGTTTGCGAGCCTGACAGCGGCGAATGACCTGGAAATGTACCGCGCCATCAACGTCCCGACATTACGGGTCGATGGCATGACGATAGCGGGGGAATGA
- the lptB gene encoding LPS export ABC transporter ATP-binding protein: protein MQETAERPAAEGPTIAATAPLPNGGLEVISIAKSYDKRAVLTDISLTVGKGEVLGLLGPNGAGKTTCFYSIMGLVKPDSGRILMDGDDVTKLPMYRRAILGLGYLPQETSIFRGMTVEQNINCVLEMVEPDADTRSAELERLLGEFGLERLRTSPAMALSGGERRRCEIARALAAKPSIMLLDEPFAGIDPLSISDIRDLVKDLKTRGIGVLITDHNVRETLEIVDRACIIYGGQVLFAGAPQDLVADENVKRLYLGEGFTL from the coding sequence ATGCAGGAAACCGCAGAACGCCCGGCGGCCGAGGGGCCAACCATCGCCGCGACGGCCCCACTTCCCAATGGTGGCTTGGAAGTGATTTCCATCGCCAAAAGTTATGACAAGCGCGCGGTCCTGACCGATATCTCGCTGACCGTCGGCAAGGGTGAAGTGCTTGGCCTACTCGGGCCCAACGGTGCCGGCAAAACGACTTGCTTCTATTCGATCATGGGATTGGTGAAGCCGGATTCGGGCCGCATTCTGATGGATGGTGACGACGTGACCAAGCTGCCGATGTATCGCCGCGCGATTCTGGGCTTGGGATATTTGCCGCAGGAAACGAGCATTTTTCGCGGAATGACGGTCGAGCAGAATATCAACTGCGTGCTCGAAATGGTTGAGCCCGATGCCGATACGCGTTCGGCGGAGTTGGAGCGGCTACTCGGCGAATTCGGTCTGGAGCGTCTCAGGACTTCTCCCGCCATGGCACTGTCGGGCGGTGAGCGCCGGCGGTGTGAAATCGCGCGCGCGCTGGCGGCAAAACCATCGATTATGCTGCTGGACGAACCGTTCGCCGGTATCGACCCGCTGTCGATCAGCGATATTCGCGATCTTGTAAAGGATTTGAAGACGCGCGGTATCGGCGTGCTCATCACCGATCACAATGTTCGTGAAACGCTCGAAATCGTCGATCGCGCCTGCATCATCTATGGCGGGCAGGTGCTGTTCGCAGGTGCGCCGCAAGATCTTGTTGCCGACGAGAATGTGAAACGCCTCTATCTGGGCGAAGGTTTCACCCTGTGA